The stretch of DNA TTTATTACTGAGATGGTGCCATTGCTTCATCTTGATCCAGCTAAATCAGATTCAATTAAATATGTTGTAAGCGAACTGGTTAGAAATGTTATTGAACATTCTCAATCAAAGGAAGGCGCTCTTGTATCTGCGCAGTACTATAAAAAAAGCAATACTATTCGATTAGGAATTGTAGATACTGGTGTAGGAATCAAGAAAACCATCAATAATGCTTATCCTGCAGAAACTCATATTGAAGCAATAAAATTAGCATTAACACCTGGTATTACTGGTACTACTCAACGAATTGGTGGAACTGAGTACAATGCTGGTGCAGGTTTATTTTTTATTAAATCTATTGCTCAAATAAATAGGGAGTTTTTTATGATATACAGTGGAAATGCTATGTACAAATTATTAAAAAGCAGCTCTGATAAAACACGTATTATACTCCACAGCGATCCGTTTTTAGACCGACATTCAAAAGGAGAGGATTACCCTTGTTGGCATGGGACTGTTGTTGGTGTAGATATATCATTAAGTAAAACTGAGGAATTTTCAACTCTTTTAGATCTTATTAGAGACGTATATATTAAAACAATTAAAGAAAGAAGAAAAGAACAATATAGGAAACCGAGGTTTATATGATTGAAATAAAAATGTTAAAATTAGTTGGTTCTTTTGCAGAAAATAAAGATATTGCAAGAGATATCAGGCTTAACACCATCATACCTGCGTTGCAAAAGAATAAAGAAATTATACTCAACTTTGATGGAATAGAAGCTGTAACACAATCATTTATTCATGCATTAATTAGTGATTTAATTCGAAAACATGGTTCTAGGGTATTGGATAGTATTTCTTTTAAAAAGTGTAATGAATCTGTTAAAAAAATAATAAGTATTGTTATTGATTATATGCAGGAAAGTGACTGAATATTTTTATTAAATGTTTGAAAATATAGACTTAGAACTGTTAAAGTTACATGATTATTCCAACAACCATCTCCACAAAGGAACAAATCTAATGCCTTTTTCTGTTTTTTCCAAATCTTTTATGAATTCTTTGTTTTCCCACCACGGATTCCATTCCTTTAAAATCTGAAGCACCATATGTTACGCTATAACGTAGCACTTTCCAGTGGATTTTGTTCATCTTAAATTCCGCAAGTCTTCCGAAAACAGGGCTTCATCCAAAAAATGGCTGCCGCCAGGTTAGCGCCTTCGAAACTTTGCATATTTCAATCGCATAAACGGTCACGCTCCGAAGGAGCCATCCCTCTGACCTCTTTAAACCGGTATTGCTAAGAGTTTCGACCTGAGGGCGCTAACCTTATTTTTGGATGAAGCCCGAAAACAGCTAAAATATATAAATAATATATAGCATAGCTTTATATACTGAAAACCATTATTATCAATAGTAGGGTGTGGGGTGGCTGTTATCAAAAAGCTCTTAGTTATATTGATAATAGGTCTTTTGCTTGCTACTGGAATAGATGCTGGTACACTTTCCAGAGTTTCTAAGTCCTCTTCTCTTAATCGTGAAAAGGTAGATCCTTTAATTCATGACATTTCAGAAGATCAAACAGTGGATATCATTATAGATACCTCTGATATGCAAAGTATTCAAAAGCGGTTTTCTCAACAGTTACTGGCACCTAAAACAATAAACAATCGATTTCTTGCAGCAAAAGTTAGAGGAAAAGACTTAGCTTCATTATCTCGTGATAAATTAGTTAAGAAAATCCATGCCAACAGAGAATATGCTATGTTATTGGAAGATGCTATTCCAGTAACTAATGCGCCAGATGTTTGGGAAATGGGATATACAGGCAAAAATGCCAAGATAGCTATCCTTGATACTGGTATTAACAAGAATCATCCCATGTTAAAAAACAAAGTGATTAATGAGAAAGCATTAGTCACTGACAACCCAATAGATCTTAATGGTCACGGCACTCATGTTGCAGGCATTGCAGCAGGGAAAAAAACAAGTGAAGGTTTTAATGGAGTTGCGCCTGATGCTCTTTTGATTAATGCAAAAGTGCTTGATAATACTGGCAAAGGAACAACAGAAAGCATTGCATCAGGCATTTATTGGGCAGTTGATCCAGATAATAATCCTTCAACCAACGATGGCGCAGATATTATCAGCATGAGTTTAGGCGCTCCTTATACAACACCCGATGAAGTAATTAATACAGCTATTGATGAGGCAATCAGCAAAGGAATCGTTGTTGTTATTGCGTCAGGCAATTGCGGACCTGGCGGAAGCAGTTCATGCAAAGGTTTTGTTGGCGTTACTGTTCCAGGAAGTTATGAACCAGCTGTTACCGTTGGAGCAGTTGATAATAATTTACAATGGCAGACATTTAGTTCAGGGCAGAATTTTGGTGATTATATAAAGCCAGATATTGTAGCTCCAGGCGCTTCAATTACTTCTTCAGTTGTCAATGGTTATGCAACAAAATCAGGAACAAGCATGGCAACGCCGTTTGTTGCTGGTGCTGCTGCATTGCTCCTCGAGAAAGATAACACGTTAAACCAGCAAAAACTTAAAGCTATTTTTGAAAACAATGCACTGGATTTGGGTGATGAAGGAAAAGATACTAAGTATGGCTATGGATTTATGGATGTTGAAAAAATAATTGGAGTTCAAATTCCAGAAGATATTCCTAAACAAGAATCATTAATGATTATTAATCAAAATATTGGTAACAATCAATTTATTATGTATAATTCCTTTAATGAAACAACAATTGCCTATTATGGTGAACTTGCAGAATACCAATATGGGGAAAATTATAAACTTAAAGCCGGAGTATTGAAATTTGATGATGAAATAATGCAGCAGTCATTTTTGGATACTCAAATTAGATACAGTTCAAGCAAAAATATTAAGGGGAATGAAATATTTTACAATGAAGACTATACCTTTTGGTTCTGGCGAAGCGGTTTATACTTTGTTTGGATAATAACTGACAAAAATATAACTGAAGAAAAAGAAGAATTATTTGCAGCGTATTTTGCTAAATATCCTTTAACTCAACAAACATTTAAAGTGTTTACCGGAACAGGAGTTGAACAAGGAACTGGAGATATAGATGTAGAACCTTTGTGCAGTGAGACAGCCTCCTGTGATAAAGGAGGGTATAGTCATCTTAATACAGGTTGCACTGATAGCTGTGACAGTAAAGCATATAAAACTGATTTATCTTCAGGAGTTTGCCACAATAAAGCAAATTACTTGTCTAAAGGAACAACTTATTCTTATGAGATTGACAGTAAATATACTGATAAATGTCTTGATGCAACAAATGTAAGAGAATATTTCTTAAAATGCGACGACAAATTGCAGTTTTGTTCTGGTCAAGGTTTTTATTGCTATGCTGACATCATTTATCAATATGACAAAAATTGCAAGGATTATGGCACAGATTATGTGTGCACTGATGGAGCATGTATTAAACAAGTAACGTGCGATTATAATCCTACATGTTCTTATTCAACAAAAAGAGTATGTTATTCAACAACAGAATATGATAAATATACTGCTGTCACTGATTGTAGCGGAGGATGTAAAGATACTTATGTGGATAATTTTGCTTGTAATACAGGTAAATATTGTTCAGGCACCACTTATGGAAGTGATTTCCCTTGTTATTCCTGCTCAACAGCTAAAGATAAGTCATGTCAATCAAAAAACTGTTATGGTTCTGATCCAGACTGCGATGCAAATGGAAATGTATATGAATGTTTAAGCAATGCTGATTGCAGCGCAAATCAATATTGTTCGAGTAACAAATGTGTTGCTTGTACTATACATAGCACAAAAAAATGTAGCAATGATGATCTCTATTGGTATAACAGCTGTGGAGTCAAAGAAGAAAAATATGATGACTGCCAAGATCCTGCATCAATCTGCACTTCTGACAATGGCGGAGGAGAATATTATAGTGGTTTTTGCTCAACAGCAGATAATACTTGTTATTATGCCAGCTTTAAAGCATGTAATGATTGTGCAAATAATCAATGTACCAACAGTTGTCAATTATCAAGTGCTTCATGGAGCGCAGCAACAGCAGTAGAAGGAACTTCAGTAACACTTACGGTAAATGGCGATGCAGATTGCAATGGCAAGACTGCTTCATTTAATGTTTGGGAATGGGACTGTTCAGATTATGATTATAGTTCTGCAGATTGCATGGATGATCCTGTTACAACCAACCCTTCTTCAAGCATTTTTTCAAGTGGAACTGCAACAACGACATGGACAGCAGAATGGCAAGACGATGGTCTAGCCATAGATCTTCCTGAATATTATTTTATGACTTATGTGGATGGAACAAAAATAAAATCAGCAACCCCTGATTTAGAAGTAAGTCCAGCGCCAAAAGTATGCACTTTGACTAATGCTTATTGGTCATCAACAAAAGTACAGGAAGGAACTTCAGTTATTTTAACTGTCGAAAGCGCAAATTGCGACGGCAAATCAGCATCATTTACCATCAAGGAATATGACCCTGGTTCACCAGATGATGCCGTCAACAACAATCCATCATCAGCAACATTTTCTAATAATAAAGCTTCAACAACGTGGATTGCAGAATGGCAGGATGATGAGTATGGCGATCCAGAATATTATTTTACTGCAAGCGCAGACGGCAAAACAATAACCTCATCAGATCCAAAACTCGAAGTAACGCCAACGCCTTGTAGTTTATCAACAGCTTCATGGTCAACAAGTTCAACAGTAGAAGGCAGTCAAGTCACCTTAACATTAACTGGTAATAATTGCGATGGTAAATCAGCTACTTTTACGGTTAAAGAAGATGATCTATGGCCAGCACCTGATGTGCCTGCACAAAAACAACCTTCACCAGCAATATTTTTTAATGGAAAAGCTTCAACTACATGGATAGCTGAATGGGTTGAGGATATATCAAGTGATCCAGAATATTATTTTACCGGCACTGTTGAAAGTGTATCACTTGATTCAGGTTCATTATCAGTAGCAAAAGCTCCAGTTTGCATTGACAATGACAATGATGGATACGGAACTGCAAATACCAATCTCTGCCAATATTCAGCATTGGACTGCAACGATAATAACGCCAACATTCATCCCAATGCAAATGAAGTCTGCGGTAATAGTATTGACGACAACTGTAATAATCAAATTGATGAAGGTTGTGTCACTGTTACGTGTGGTGATGGCGTTTGTGATTCCAGCGAAACATCTTCCTGCAGTAAAGATTGTTATGTAAAACATAAACTTACTATACAAAATGTTAATCCATCATCAGCAAAAGAAAATCAGACAGTAACTATTGACGTAAAAGTAGAAAGCATTGGCACGATTAAAGACGCTCGATATATTGAGGCAGCAGTTGTTCCAGCATCATGGTCTGGCATAGGTTATCCTGCTGCTGATTTTGAAGAGGAAGAAGTAATTCCTAATCCAAATCCTGTTTGTCCTGGCAACACCTATTATGATTCCAAAATTGTTGATGCAGCTTCTGGCCCTGAAATTGTTACGTTTACGGTCAAAGCTCCGAACAAACAATCAGTTGATGCTTGTAATGGTTTAGGCAGCGCTTGGGATACAAATTTTAAAGTAATTGCAGGAACGTATGTGCAGCAAAGCGGCGGATCATACGAAGATTTCACTAGTACAAGTTATAGTGTTAGTGAAGGTTCAGTATGTCCTAATGGATTAGATGGCAGCGCTAATTGTAAATGTACAACAAATGCAGAATGCAGCGCAGGTCAAGAATGCAATGCTCAAGGAGCTTGTGTAGGAATTGCGCCAAAAGCCTGTACTATACCTGACGGCAGTTCTTCAACCTGCGATTGTGATAGTAATAAAGACTGCACTTTATTTGGCAGTTACCAATGTAACTTTGGTCCAGGCTATGATGCATGCATTGGTTTTAATCCAGAAGATGAATGCGCAAAAATTGACACTTACACCTGTGTAGCAAATGGTGTTTATCGCTGCGAACAAATTGGCAGCATTAAACAATTAGTTCTTGTGGATCTCTGCACGGTGAATGAACTTTGTCCGAATGATGTTGAAGTAGTAAAACAATGTAAAAGTAAAATTGGTTATGATCTTGTTATTGACCATGCTTCATCAGGAACTGTTGTTAATAAGCAGATTGGAGACAGTGTTATAGTTAAGGTGAAAGCAGATCAACAATTCAATTTGCCTTTTATGTATTCATCGTCAATATTTGATGTAGCTTCAGGTAGTTGTACTGCCGGCAATTATAATCAGGGAGAAACCATTTGTATGTTTACTGTAAAAGAAGACGCTGCTTTGGGCATGTATAGTTTTACTGTCGGTGAAGATACAGAAACAGTTCGTATTATTGATAATCCATATGCATTGTATATTACTGATGCCGATCAATTGTATAAACGGTTTACGGGCAGTGCTAAAACAGGTGTTGATGTTTTATTGGCAAAAACCTATGAAAAAGCAGGACGAAACAGGGGATTAGTGTATGATTTAGGAAAAGAAATAACTGTTCAGCATCCGTTTGATTATGTGTTTGGGAATTATGATGAGGAATTGGAATCAACAGAATCCCGTAACAATGATTATGTTGTCGAGGCAAGCAATTTTATCCATGACAAATGCAATGGTTGTAAAGAAGTAATAGTTATTGGTGATGACTATGTTGTTCCTCATTATGAAAAAATGATATATGAATTCCAATCACCTATCTCATTTATTGGCGAGAGAACTAAACAAAACTTTTACACTGACATCGCCTACACCACCCGAGAAACCTTATTATTCTCAGATTTCGACGAAGTGTTTAAAATCAAAGGAAAATATGACGGGAAGAATGTCTTATTTGTCATGCCAGAAAATCCGAGTGATCTATTGAAAGCAGAAATAGAAACTCTGAAGCAGGTGCTAATCAATAAAGGCTACAATCCAGATTTGATTGAACCAATTAACGGCAATGATGTTAATTGCATTGATAAAAAATGGTTTAAAGATGAAGCAAGTGTTCAGGGAACAACCTTGTTTATCATTGGTACTGAAGCAAATAACAATGCGCTAAGTTGTTATCCTTTTATAACATCAGAAGATACCCAAGATACTGCATTTATTGAAAGAAATTTGTGGGATAATGATGAATATGCAGTTATTATCAACACTAATGATGAATTAGTGTTAAAAGCATTTACTGAAATAATAAAAACCAATGAATATTTGGATTTGAAATCTGAATTAGCTTATTTCTTTAAAGTTAGCACTGAAGTTGCAAGTTACACTGCAATGGGGGCAACAGTTGTTGTAATTATAGTTGGTACAGGTGGTGCAGCCGCTCCTGGTGTATTGTTAACAGCCGGAGCAATTCTTGATACTATTGCAGACAGTTCAGATGTAACAGATACCTGTATCATTAATCCTGAAGGTATGGGTATGTGTGGATTTAGCGTAGCTTTAGGTGTAATACCACTTGTTCCAGGAAAACCTGTTAAAAATTTCGTCAAAAAATTTGGAGACACTGTTGTAGCAAAGACAGTAGGTCAACAATTGGATCCATTTAAAACCATTATCAAAAATAATTTCAAGAGATTAAAGATAGAATACTTTGGTCCAAAAACATGGGCTAAACTGATTGTAAAAAATAATGATAACGTGTATATGGCACGTGGAGTTAAAAGATTGTTTGGGGAGAATGTTGATGATTTGGATGTTATATCTAAAACAATTAAAACAGATTCAGGTTTATCTCCAAATATAAGAAGATTACAGGAAGGTTTTGTCATTAAAGGTGTTGGAAAAGCAGATCAATTGGTAGAAGATTTACCTTTAGGAAACAAAAAAGATGAAGCAGTAGAAGCGTTAAAACAGTTACTAAAAAATTCACAAGATAAAAACGTTGGTAACAGAATTGGAGCTCAATTTGAACTACAAACATTTCATTTTGAAAATTTAGATGAATTGGATAGTTTTGGGAAAAAGGTTAAAAACTCAGAGTTCGGATTAGAACCAAGTAATGGAGATTATTTAGAACTTGATAAATTAAGAAAAGATGGGACAATTATTGAGGAAAA from Candidatus Woesearchaeota archaeon encodes:
- a CDS encoding STAS-like domain-containing protein, whose translation is MIEIKMLKLVGSFAENKDIARDIRLNTIIPALQKNKEIILNFDGIEAVTQSFIHALISDLIRKHGSRVLDSISFKKCNESVKKIISIVIDYMQESD
- a CDS encoding sensor histidine kinase; this encodes MKIHLPNSAFLGNIDPFLKKISLLEPNKLEITANKKWISIHPVVLCMVAALGMNIKPSKIACEKLEAKSKHYLQRMGLFRLLNLGVDHNIVEHEPAGRFIPLTKITNSDELTTFITEMVPLLHLDPAKSDSIKYVVSELVRNVIEHSQSKEGALVSAQYYKKSNTIRLGIVDTGVGIKKTINNAYPAETHIEAIKLALTPGITGTTQRIGGTEYNAGAGLFFIKSIAQINREFFMIYSGNAMYKLLKSSSDKTRIILHSDPFLDRHSKGEDYPCWHGTVVGVDISLSKTEEFSTLLDLIRDVYIKTIKERRKEQYRKPRFI
- a CDS encoding S8 family serine peptidase codes for the protein MAVIKKLLVILIIGLLLATGIDAGTLSRVSKSSSLNREKVDPLIHDISEDQTVDIIIDTSDMQSIQKRFSQQLLAPKTINNRFLAAKVRGKDLASLSRDKLVKKIHANREYAMLLEDAIPVTNAPDVWEMGYTGKNAKIAILDTGINKNHPMLKNKVINEKALVTDNPIDLNGHGTHVAGIAAGKKTSEGFNGVAPDALLINAKVLDNTGKGTTESIASGIYWAVDPDNNPSTNDGADIISMSLGAPYTTPDEVINTAIDEAISKGIVVVIASGNCGPGGSSSCKGFVGVTVPGSYEPAVTVGAVDNNLQWQTFSSGQNFGDYIKPDIVAPGASITSSVVNGYATKSGTSMATPFVAGAAALLLEKDNTLNQQKLKAIFENNALDLGDEGKDTKYGYGFMDVEKIIGVQIPEDIPKQESLMIINQNIGNNQFIMYNSFNETTIAYYGELAEYQYGENYKLKAGVLKFDDEIMQQSFLDTQIRYSSSKNIKGNEIFYNEDYTFWFWRSGLYFVWIITDKNITEEKEELFAAYFAKYPLTQQTFKVFTGTGVEQGTGDIDVEPLCSETASCDKGGYSHLNTGCTDSCDSKAYKTDLSSGVCHNKANYLSKGTTYSYEIDSKYTDKCLDATNVREYFLKCDDKLQFCSGQGFYCYADIIYQYDKNCKDYGTDYVCTDGACIKQVTCDYNPTCSYSTKRVCYSTTEYDKYTAVTDCSGGCKDTYVDNFACNTGKYCSGTTYGSDFPCYSCSTAKDKSCQSKNCYGSDPDCDANGNVYECLSNADCSANQYCSSNKCVACTIHSTKKCSNDDLYWYNSCGVKEEKYDDCQDPASICTSDNGGGEYYSGFCSTADNTCYYASFKACNDCANNQCTNSCQLSSASWSAATAVEGTSVTLTVNGDADCNGKTASFNVWEWDCSDYDYSSADCMDDPVTTNPSSSIFSSGTATTTWTAEWQDDGLAIDLPEYYFMTYVDGTKIKSATPDLEVSPAPKVCTLTNAYWSSTKVQEGTSVILTVESANCDGKSASFTIKEYDPGSPDDAVNNNPSSATFSNNKASTTWIAEWQDDEYGDPEYYFTASADGKTITSSDPKLEVTPTPCSLSTASWSTSSTVEGSQVTLTLTGNNCDGKSATFTVKEDDLWPAPDVPAQKQPSPAIFFNGKASTTWIAEWVEDISSDPEYYFTGTVESVSLDSGSLSVAKAPVCIDNDNDGYGTANTNLCQYSALDCNDNNANIHPNANEVCGNSIDDNCNNQIDEGCVTVTCGDGVCDSSETSSCSKDCYVKHKLTIQNVNPSSAKENQTVTIDVKVESIGTIKDARYIEAAVVPASWSGIGYPAADFEEEEVIPNPNPVCPGNTYYDSKIVDAASGPEIVTFTVKAPNKQSVDACNGLGSAWDTNFKVIAGTYVQQSGGSYEDFTSTSYSVSEGSVCPNGLDGSANCKCTTNAECSAGQECNAQGACVGIAPKACTIPDGSSSTCDCDSNKDCTLFGSYQCNFGPGYDACIGFNPEDECAKIDTYTCVANGVYRCEQIGSIKQLVLVDLCTVNELCPNDVEVVKQCKSKIGYDLVIDHASSGTVVNKQIGDSVIVKVKADQQFNLPFMYSSSIFDVASGSCTAGNYNQGETICMFTVKEDAALGMYSFTVGEDTETVRIIDNPYALYITDADQLYKRFTGSAKTGVDVLLAKTYEKAGRNRGLVYDLGKEITVQHPFDYVFGNYDEELESTESRNNDYVVEASNFIHDKCNGCKEVIVIGDDYVVPHYEKMIYEFQSPISFIGERTKQNFYTDIAYTTRETLLFSDFDEVFKIKGKYDGKNVLFVMPENPSDLLKAEIETLKQVLINKGYNPDLIEPINGNDVNCIDKKWFKDEASVQGTTLFIIGTEANNNALSCYPFITSEDTQDTAFIERNLWDNDEYAVIINTNDELVLKAFTEIIKTNEYLDLKSELAYFFKVSTEVASYTAMGATVVVIIVGTGGAAAPGVLLTAGAILDTIADSSDVTDTCIINPEGMGMCGFSVALGVIPLVPGKPVKNFVKKFGDTVVAKTVGQQLDPFKTIIKNNFKRLKIEYFGPKTWAKLIVKNNDNVYMARGVKRLFGENVDDLDVISKTIKTDSGLSPNIRRLQEGFVIKGVGKADQLVEDLPLGNKKDEAVEALKQLLKNSQDKNVGNRIGAQFELQTFHFENLDELDSFGKKVKNSEFGLEPSNGDYLELDKLRKDGTIIEEKTGSWGNIKDGTPKQIEKYINYQTKYGGNKIVYRIKSGDIASSSFIEAKKVLSSYSTQKTIQLEVINSEGNMILQEVLK